In Nitrospiria bacterium, the DNA window TGTTCTTGGAATTAAAGGCCGGCGGACTGGACTTTATGGGATTGAGTCCGCTGCAGTATCAGCGGCAGACCGATACGACCTATTTTAAGCACTATTTTAATAAATACCGTTATCCGGCGTTTGCCTATACTTACCTGGGTTACAATCTTTTGGATCCTCGTTTTCAAGATAAACGGGTCCGTCAGGCGATTGCGTATGCGATTAACAAACAGTCCGTCATTGACGGAGTTTTGTTCGGTCTCGGCCGGCCTGCAACCCAGCCGGTGCCCCCGGAGTCTTGGGCCTACAACTCCGATGTGCCGAAGTTCGAGTACAACCCCGAAAAAGCCAAACAGCTCCTGGCGGAGGCCGGTTGGAAGGACACCGACAACGACGGGATTCTGGACAAGGACGGCAAACCGTTTCAATTTACCATCCTGACGAACCAAGGGAATGACGAACGCCGGAAGACGGCCGAGATCATTCAACAAGACCTGCGGAAGGTCGGAATCCAGGTCGAGGTCCGCGTCCTGGAATGGCAGGCCTTTCTCCACCAGTTCATTGATAAGAAAAAGTTCGAAGCGATTATTCTGGGATGGTCCTTGGGCCGGGATCCGGATGCCTATGACGTCTGGCATTCCAGTAAGACCAAGGAAGGGGAATTTAATTTTGTTTCGTACAACAATCCGGAAGTTGATCGACTGTTGCTGGCCGGCCGGAATACCTGCGATCAGGCTCAGCGGAAAAAAATTTACAGCAAAGTTCACGCGCTGATTGCGGAGGATCAACCCTACACTTTTTTATACTATCCGGACTCCCTTCCCATTCTTCAAAAGCGGTTCAAGAATGTTACTCCGTCACCCATCGGCATCTGGTATAACTTTCCGACCGAATGGCACGTGCCGAAAAACAAGACCGAGTGGTATCGATGAGGAACCCATCCGGTCACGGATGTTGATCCGGAACGGCGGTCGGCAGCAACGCGGGCTCGGCCAGCGGACGGCGGGGTTCGAGCTTTGCGCGGGGGACTTGGATCACTTGGCCGTCCGGTTGCGTCACGGCCATCGAGAGGGGAGAGTTCGGCACCGTCCACCGGCCTTTGAGGATGTTCGTCGGCTCATCGCCTTCAAAGACCAAATAGCTGTAGGAACCGTAATGCGGCAGCTTGCGCGCCAGACCGGCCAGGGCCGTCATGGAATCGGCCGCGACCCAGGCCAGCGCCGCATCCGCGTTTTGATGTCTACGTCCTGTGAGAACAATCGCGTGGTCGTTCCGTCCGACCTTCGTTGGCCCGATTTGAAGATTATTTTGCATGAACGATA includes these proteins:
- a CDS encoding peptide-binding protein, whose product is MAAVSCLFPVIVHAGEPEKPDAITVGSIGDAQRLIPMLASDSASGDISGWIFNGLVKYDKNINLVADLAESFSASPDCRKVTFKLRKGVKWQDGQEFTAADVLFTYQKAIDPKVATPYSGDFERIEKITAPDPYTVLVTYKEPFAPGLASWGMGIIPKHLLENTDLNTTDFNRKPIGTGPYRMKEWVTGQKIVLDANSTYFEGPPHIEEYIYRIIPDNATMFLELKAGGLDFMGLSPLQYQRQTDTTYFKHYFNKYRYPAFAYTYLGYNLLDPRFQDKRVRQAIAYAINKQSVIDGVLFGLGRPATQPVPPESWAYNSDVPKFEYNPEKAKQLLAEAGWKDTDNDGILDKDGKPFQFTILTNQGNDERRKTAEIIQQDLRKVGIQVEVRVLEWQAFLHQFIDKKKFEAIILGWSLGRDPDAYDVWHSSKTKEGEFNFVSYNNPEVDRLLLAGRNTCDQAQRKKIYSKVHALIAEDQPYTFLYYPDSLPILQKRFKNVTPSPIGIWYNFPTEWHVPKNKTEWYR